In Porites lutea chromosome 1, jaPorLute2.1, whole genome shotgun sequence, a single genomic region encodes these proteins:
- the LOC140944007 gene encoding monocarboxylate transporter 10-like, with the protein MAHLQDGKWSWLVCLSATMSWFAAMGFVFSFGIFFPVFMDYFKESREKTAWIGSLAIALIFFAGHLSGALVKRFGCRFTTLLGGFLCTLSLGLSSLAQNILHLYLTYSVLYGLGTSCAFSSSLVIISKYFKVRRSLALGIVMLGQGGGVLIWSPLLQKMIDEFGWRTTYRIMTGVVPVLFLFGITYSPNVESEEVDTGQTAVEEKKKGCHIDVSVWKEPKFVAVCISASAMMFGHYVPQIHLVRYCEDIDITADAASRLFIYYGLASCIGRLVTGRLCDFEKVNTLYVYQAAELVVGTGTFLVTLATSYLHMVIFIVIYGLCDGAFITALNVLLLNSVSPEKVPVGIGWEMQISSFFLASGPPIAGLMADSLNSYTYAFYMAGAVVIAGACIPFLLLCTRPERIPEHDPWATLYDARTEEIIEAPDWRRSVVYMIEDKAT; encoded by the exons ATGGCTCATCTTCAGGATGGCAAATGGTCTTGGCTCGTCTGTTTATCAGCTACAATGTCATGGTTTGCAGCAATGGGCTTTGTGTTTAGCTTTGGAATCTTCTTTCCTGTATTCATGGATTATTTCAAAGAGTCAAGGGAAAAAACAG CTTGGATAGGCTCCCTTGCCATAGCGCTAATCTTTTTTGCTGGTCATTTGTCGGGAGCCTTGGTTAAGCGATTTGGTTGTCGTTTCACCACCCTACTGGGGGGATTTCTCTGTACGTTAAGCCTCGGCCTCTCCTCCCTGGCACAAAACATCCTCCATTTGTATCTAACCTACAGTGTTCTGTATGGCCTGGGAACTAGCTGTGCTTTTTCTTCGAGCCTCGTTATCATCAGCAAGTACTTCAAAGTGAGGCGTTCCTTGGCGCTTGGAATCGTAATGTTGGGGCAGGGCGGGGGAGTCCTTATATGGAGCCctcttttacagaaaatgatCGACGAGTTTGGCTGGCGTACCACGTACCGAATAATGACCGGGGTAGTTCCAGTACTGTTCTTGTTTGGCATAACATACAGTCCTAACGTAGAAAGTGAAGAAGTAGATACAGGTCAAACCGCTgtggaggagaagaaaaaaggttGCCATATTGATGTATCTGTGTGGAAAGAGCCCAAGTTTGTGGCCGTTTGTATATCGGCATCAGCGATGATGTTTGGCCACTATGTGCCACAGATTCACTTG GTGAGATATTGTGAAGACATAGATATCACGGCTGATGCCGCCTCCCGACTCTTCATCTACTATGGTTTGGCATCCTGCATCGGAAGACTGGTAACTGGTCGGCTTTGTGACTTCGAGAAAGTGAACACTTTGTATGTGTATCAGGCGGCCGAGCTTGTCGTGGGAACTGGTACCTTCTTAGTAACCTTGGCAACGTCGTACCTTCACATGGTTATCTTCATTGTGATTTATGGGCTCTGTGACGGTGCTTTCATCACTGCCCTGAATGTTCTTCTACTAAATAGTGTCAGTCCAGAAAAAGTCCCCGTTGGTATAGGGTGGGAGATGCAAATCAGTTCGTTTTTTCTGGCCAGCGGTCCTCCTATAGCAG GTCTCATGGCCGATTCTTTAAACTCCTACACTTACGCGTTTTACATGGCGGGCGCTGTAGTGATCGCTGGAGCATGTATTCCATTTCTGTTGCTCTGCACCAGACCGGAGAGGATTCCTGAACATGACCCCTGGGCAACCCTGTACGATGCTCGTACTGAAGAGATTATTGAAGCCCCTGATTGGAGAAGATCCGTGGTTTATATGATCGAGGACAAAGCCACTTAA
- the LOC140943997 gene encoding vigilin-like, which translates to MDKIANGSPSPGEVHGQDSMYSDGGYIAQTDLNNHFEEDAGLDLEGYQPTYAEAFPPLPSSHIQTSTQNDTGSKWRTATGPIRSSTVTQVFRVPLEERRYKQPNENAFGDDRQREICRDIMAKTGAAIEISSGKDQGLTIMVTGKPELLAKARRMVLTQLQTQANVEISIPREYHKFILGKGGKTLQQLELQTATKITMPRDGSDTIRIVGTKEGVDSARHEIQVISDEQAKLAFERLMIEHVYHPFISGGNASKISEQTGARINIPPPSAQKNEITIAGEKEGVAKAKEMVLAIYEEKKRKTTTVSIEVKKSQHKYVIGPRGGTLQEILTLTGVSVEMPPLDSDLETITLRGEPDKLGQALTQVYEKASSVVSAEVDAPRWLHRFIIGRKGQNIRKITQDLPKVHVEFSDEKDSVSLEGPPQEVEKAQESLETFIRELKASMDYAEISVDHKYHPHIIGKNGANVNRIKTETGTSILIPSNNEHSNVLRIEGSPKGVALAKEEILQMVKKLENEKTKDVIIEQRFHRTIIGAKGEKIREIRDKYPEVQISFPDAGKKSDVVNLRGPREGVDSVYTFLKKLNAELIAANFRVEVPIFKQFHKNVIGRGGTTIKKIREETDTKIELPSEGSDSDVIVITGHKAQVEAARDRITAIQNELANVTQVDVNIPHKHHNALIGAKGRLIRSIMDECGGVSIKFPPEGTNSDKVLIRGPKDDVEKAKKQLLQLLTEKETNSFTAEIRAKPQHHRFLIGRGGANIRKVRENTGARIVFPTQSDEDKELITIIGKKEGVEAAKQELMKSIKDLDNIVEGEVHVDPKHHKYFVAKRGEKLRDIAEEFGGVVVSFPRNGVNSDRVVLKGAKECIEGAKKRILDIVAELDSMITIDCVIPQKYHRNIMGAKGVNVQKVTSQYNVQIKFPDRETNKGQGMVNGSSSPVEVNGDEPGSPPASPRKCDTITIVGSKDNAEAAKQALLELVPITEAITIPFDYHRFIIGAKGANVRHMMEEYDVSITIPPSRDESDQVTIVGTRPKVNRAIEALQEKVAEIEAENEDRQLRSFKLEVTVASSYHPKIIGRKGQVIQKIRTDHAVQIQFPPVDTTESDADKIVLTGYEHNCEAAKEAILKIVKDLEDQVSVEVPIDPRVHRRLIGMKGRAIRKFMDTYKVDIRFPSLNTSDPVVISGQADNVEEARDQLLLLEEEYMQDVRDEIEEHDLVSHYMNPPSRQSNQVGFVVRDAPWDNVQKSDGFKKQQQQQAPPSKEHPLPPDTSNIGEFPCIGSASAAPRPTAWGPARR; encoded by the exons ATGGACAAGATAGCAAATGGGTCGCCATCGCCTGGTGAAGTTCACGGTCAAGACTCTATGTACAGCGACGGAGGCTACATCGCACAAACAGATTTGAACAACCATTTTGAAGAAGACGCAGGATTAGACTTGGAAGGCTATCAGCCTACTTACGCTGAAGCTTTCCCTCCTCTTCCAAGCTCTCACATTCAAACCTCTACCCAAAATGATACCGGATCAAAATGGCGAACCGCGACTGGCCCAATTCGGTCTTCCACAGTGACACAG GTTTTTCGTGTGCCTTTAGAAGAACGACGTTACAAACAACCAAATGAAAATGCTTTTGGAGATGACCGTCAGCGTGAAATTTGTCGTGACATCATGGCAAAGACTGGAGCTGCAATTGAGATCAGCTCTGGAAAGGATCAAGGATTGACGATTATGGTAACTGGAAAACCCGAATTGTTGGCTAAAGCAAGGCGTATGGTACTGACCCAGCTTCAAACCCAG gccAATGTTGAAATTAGCATTCCTCGCGAATACCACAAATTTATCCTTGGTAAAGGAGGCAAGACCCTGCAACAGTTGGAGCTACAAACTGCAACTAAGATCACCATGCCAAGAGACGGATCAGACACCATAAGGATTGTTGGAACGAAGGAAGGTGTGGATAGTGCAAGACATGAAATACAAGTCATCTCTGATGAACAG GCAAAACTGGCTTTTGAGCGGCTGATGATTGAACATGTCTATCACCCCTTTATTTCTGGTGGAAATGCATCGAAGATCTCGGAACAGACTGGAGCACGCATCAACATTCCTCCACCATCAGCTCAGAAAAATGAGATCACCATTGCAGGTGAGAAGGAAGGCGTGGCAAAGGCAAAGGAAATGGTTTTGGCAATTTATGAAGAAAAGAAGCGCAAGACTACAACAGTGTCAATTGAGGTGAAGAAATCACAGCACAAGTATGTGATTGGCCCCCGTGGTGGAACACTGCAAGAGATTCTTACACTGACTG GTGTTTCTGTGGAGATGCCTCCTTTGGACAGTGACCTGGAAACCATCACCCTGCGAGGTGAACCAGATAAACTTGGACAAGCTTTGACTCAGGTTTATGAGAAGGCCAGCAGTGTGGTATCGGCTGAGGTTGATGCTCCACGCTGGCTCCACAGGTTCATCATTGGCAGAAAAGGACAGAACATACGGAAAATAACCCAAGACTTACCCAAG GTTCATGTTGAATTCAGTGATGAAAAGGACAGTGTCTCCCTGGAGGGGCCACCACAAGAAGTTGAAAAGGCACAGGAATCTCTTGAGACATTCATCAGAGAACTG AAAGCATCAATGGACTATGCAGAAATCTCTGTAGATCATAAATATCACCCTCACATCATAGGCAAGAATGGAGCCAATG TGAACCGCATTAAGACTGAAACTGGAACATCCATTTTGATCCCATCCAACAATGAGCACAGCAACGTCCTAAGGATTGAAGGCTCACCAAAGGGCGTGGCTCTCGCCAAGGAAGAGATTTTGCAGATGGTCAAGAAACTG GAAAATGAAAAGACTAAAGACGTGATTATTGAGCAGAGATTCCATCGTACCATTATTGGAGCAAAGGGAGAGAAAATCCGTGAGATTCGTGACAAGTATCCAGAAGTACAGATCTCTTTTCCTGATGCTGGTAAGAAGAGTGATGTGGTGAACCTGCGTGGACCAAGAGAGGGTGTGGACAGTGTTTACACCTTCCTCAAGAAGCTAAATGCTGAACTG ATCGCTGCCAATTTCCGTGTGGAAGTACCAATCTTCAAGCAGTTTCACAAGAATGTTATTGGTAGAGGAGGTACAACCATCAAAAAG ATTCGTGAGGAAACTGACACCAAGATTGAATTACCATCAGAGGGAAGCGACAGTGATGTGATTGTCATCACTGGGCATAAGGCGCAGGTTGAAGCAGCTCGAGATCGCATTACTGCAATTCAAAATGAACTG GCAAATGTTACTCAAGTTGATGTAAACATCCCCCACAAACATCACAACGCTTTAATTGGTGCCAAGGGAAGGCTCATCCGTTCCATCATGGATGAGTGTGGTGGCGTCAGTATCAAGTTTCCACCCGAAGGCACTAACAGCGACAAAGTTCTGATTCGTGGACCAAAGGATGATGTGGAGAAAGCCAAGAAGCAACTGCTGCAGCTTCTGACTGAAAAG GAAACCAACAGTTTTACTGCTGAGATTCGTGCTAAACCCCAGCATCATCGTTTCTTGATTGGCCGCGGAGGAGCGAACATCAGAAAGGTGCGCGAGAACACTGGGGCGAGGATTGTGTTCCCCACCCAAAGTGATGAAGACAAGGAACTCATTACAATTATCGGAAAGAAGGAAGGAGTCGAAGCGGCCAAGCAAGAGCTCATGAAATCCATTAAAGACCTG gACAATATTGTTGAAGGTGAGGTGCATGTTGATCCCAAACACCACAAGTATTTTGTCGCCAAGCGCGGTGAAAAGCTGCGAGACATCGCTGAAGAATTTGGCGGAGTCGTGGTCAGCTTCCCTAGGAACGGAGTAAACTCTGATCGCGTTGTATTAAAAGGAGCCAAAGAATGCATTGAAGGTGCAAAGAAACGGATCTTGGATATCGTGGCCGAGCTTGATTCCATGATCACCATTGACTGCGTCATCCCACAGAAGTATCACCGCAACATCATGGGAGCCAAAGGAGTCAACGTGCAGAAAGTGACATCACAGTACAATGTACAGATCAAGTTTCCTGACCGAGAAACGAACAAGGGCCAGGGAATGGTGAACGGAAGTTCGTCACCTGTAGAGGTGAACGGTGACGAGCCGGGATCTCCACCAGCAAGTCCTCGCAAGTGTGATACGATCACCATTGTTGGTTCTAAGGATAACGCTGAAGCGGCCAAGCAAGCCTTACTG GAACTCGTACCCATCACTGAGGCTATTACTATACCGTTTGATTATCATCGCTTCATCATCGGTGCCAAGGGAGCGAATGTGCGCCACATGATGGAGGAGTATGACGTCAGTATTACCATACCCCCCTCTAGGGATGAGTCTGATCAGGTCACCATCGTGGGAACACGCCCCAAGGTCAACAGGGCTATTGAGGCCCTTCAGGAGAAGGTGGCTGAGATTGAGGCGGAAAATGAGGACCGG caaCTGCGTAGTTTCAAGTTGGAAGTGACCGTGGCTAGCTCTTATCACCCCAAGATAATTGGTCGCAAAGGGCAAGTCATCCAGAAAATCCGCACGGATCATGCGGTTCAGATCCAGTTTCCTCCTGTTGACACGACCGAATCCGACGCTGATAAGATAGTGCTGACTGGGTACGAACACAACTGTGAGGCTGCCAAGGAAGCCATCTTGAAGATTGTTAAGGATCTG GAGGACCAAGTCAGCGTAGAAGTGCCCATCGATCCGCGCGTGCACCGCCGCTTGATTGGTATGAAGGGACGCGCAATCCGCAAATTCATGGACACCTACAAGGTGGACATCCGGTTCCCGTCACTGAACACTTCAGATCCAGTCGTCATTTCCGGTCAAGCTGATAATGTGGAAGAAGCAAGAGATCAGCTTCTGTTATTGGAAGAAGAATAT ATGCAAGATGTGCGTGACGAGATCGAAGAGCACGATCTAGTGAGTCACTACATGAATCCGCCTAGCCGGCAGAGTAACCAGGTCGGCTTCGTTGTCCGGGATGCGCCTTGGGACAACGTCCAAAAGTCAGACGGGTTCAagaagcagcagcagcagcaggcACCTCCAAGTAAAGAGCATCCGCTCCCCCCTGACACCAGCAACATCGGAGAGTTCCCTTGCATCGGCTCCGCTTCTGCAGCGCCACGCCCCACCGCTTGGGGACCCGCGCGGCGCTAG